One genomic region from Vicia villosa cultivar HV-30 ecotype Madison, WI unplaced genomic scaffold, Vvil1.0 ctg.003270F_1_1, whole genome shotgun sequence encodes:
- the LOC131640680 gene encoding uncharacterized protein LOC131640680: protein MISTFTRHSSFRPTSPANHCSSPENRRSVNCRKRLHSLILPTNKYGLVGTKDGTLEIIDIGSGTRVEVIEARGGFVRTIAALANKLGFVTGSADHEVKFWDYQIKQKPGQVRSSYHSLFYKVFVCFIIREYNNLPFQFIYSTYKTLIEVWKIFCI from the exons ATGATTAGCACCTTCACAAGACACAGTTCAT TCAGACCGACGTCACCAGCAAACCACTGCTCCTCGCCAGAAAATCGCCGCTCAGTTAATTGTCGTAAACGCCTCCACAG TTTAATTCTTCCCACTAACAAGTATGGACTTGTTGGAACTAAAGATGGAACCTTAGAAATTATTGACATCGGAAGTGGTACTCGTGTTGAAGTTATTGAAGCTCGTGGAGGCTTTGTGCGGACAATTGCTGCCCTGGCGAATAAACTTGGCTTTGTCACAGGAAGTGCAGATCATGAAGTAAAATTTTGGGACTACCAAATTAAGCAAAAACCTGGTCAAGTGCGCTCTTCATATCATTCCCTATTTTATAaagtatttgtttgttttataatAAGGGAATACAATAACTTACCTTTTCAATTCATATACTCCACATATAAAACATTGATAGAAGTATGGAAGATCTTTTGTATATAG